The Hymenobacter chitinivorans DSM 11115 genome window below encodes:
- a CDS encoding cytochrome d ubiquinol oxidase subunit II produces MDYVVIAYLYLAILLYLLLGGADFGAGIIELFTSRKNRRVTHETLYQAIGPIWEANHMWLIIAIVILFVGFPRIYSVMSVSLHIPLLLLLLGIIARGTAFVFRHYDAVHDRMQSVYATIFVYSSLVTPLFIGILAGSALAGYIDPAAPDFLSAYVWSWLHWFGVAVGVFTVALCGFLASVYTIGEATTEADRQRFIRKTRLLIIVAFAAGALVFVAARYEGLPLMSWIFGNAVGLTAIGLATISLGLLWYVLGRGLTWLPRVLAGFQVTMILLAVGYAHFPDFIRLRNGQHLSLVEQLAPAKTVSALGWALLVGSVFILPALGYLYYSFQHASRPQSAGSEVAQ; encoded by the coding sequence GGTGCCGACTTCGGGGCGGGCATCATCGAGCTGTTTACGTCCCGCAAAAACCGCCGCGTAACCCACGAAACGCTCTATCAGGCCATTGGGCCCATCTGGGAGGCCAACCACATGTGGCTCATCATTGCCATTGTCATCCTGTTCGTGGGCTTTCCGCGCATCTACAGCGTGATGTCGGTGAGCTTGCACATTCCGCTGCTGCTCTTGCTGCTGGGCATTATTGCCCGGGGCACGGCCTTCGTGTTCCGGCACTACGACGCGGTGCACGACCGGATGCAGAGCGTGTATGCCACCATTTTCGTGTATTCGAGCCTGGTTACGCCGCTCTTTATTGGCATTCTGGCCGGCAGCGCCCTGGCCGGCTACATCGACCCCGCCGCCCCGGACTTTCTCTCGGCCTACGTCTGGAGCTGGCTGCACTGGTTTGGGGTGGCCGTGGGCGTCTTCACGGTGGCCTTGTGCGGCTTTCTGGCCTCGGTCTATACCATAGGAGAAGCTACTACTGAGGCCGACCGGCAGCGTTTCATCCGCAAAACCCGCCTGCTGATTATCGTCGCCTTTGCCGCTGGGGCCCTGGTCTTCGTGGCCGCCCGCTACGAAGGCTTGCCGCTGATGAGCTGGATTTTTGGCAACGCGGTGGGGCTCACGGCCATCGGGCTGGCCACTATTTCGCTCGGTTTGCTCTGGTACGTGCTGGGCCGCGGCCTCACCTGGCTGCCCCGCGTGCTGGCCGGCTTTCAGGTCACGATGATTCTGCTGGCCGTCGGTTACGCCCACTTTCCCGATTTTATCCGCCTGCGCAATGGCCAGCACCTGTCGTTGGTGGAACAGCTGGCCCCGGCCAAAACCGTGTCGGCCCTGGGCTGGGCTCTGCTGGTGGGCAGCGTGTTTATTCTGCCCGCGCTGGGCTATTTGTACTACAGCTTCCAGCACGCGTCGCGTCCCCAGAGCGCCGGATCGGAAGTGGCGCAGTAG
- a CDS encoding ABC transporter permease/substrate-binding protein has protein sequence METLTELLTFWHIQAGKLGEQTLQHIGLTAASLLLAVLLGVPLGLLLTRRPRWAPAVLGVAGALQTVPSIALLGFLIPLLGIGPKPAIFALFLYSLLPIIRNTLTGIQGVNPAVVEAARGLGLTDGQVLRRVELPLALPVLFAGIRTATVINVGVATLAAYVAAGGLGEFIFGGIALNNPVMILAGALPAAALALAFDAALAGLQRLSSRQLVRVGAALLVLLPLLGALYLLPRAAGKLLAGFSPEFVGRADGLPGLQSAYRLRHLPSVVLAPALVYEAARHQDVDLIDGYSTDGRIRAYNLLVLRDDRRVFPPYFAAPVIRPAVLRAHPELGPVLAQLAGQISDSVMTNLNYRVDYLHQEPRTVAEAFLRRRGLWQPPRPLAAGAPVVRLGSKIFAEQYILLEMYAALIRGNTGLAVETKTGLGGTTICFEALRTGAIDMYPEYTGTGLLVLLQPSAAVLDSLGGRPPAVLRYVRQEFRRRYGLEWLAPLGFNNTYALLMRRQQAHALGISSISQLSQYLLP, from the coding sequence ATGGAAACTCTAACTGAGCTGCTCACCTTCTGGCACATTCAGGCCGGCAAGCTGGGCGAGCAAACCCTGCAGCATATTGGCCTCACGGCCGCCTCGTTGCTGCTGGCCGTGCTGCTGGGCGTGCCCCTGGGGCTGTTGCTCACCCGCCGGCCCCGCTGGGCCCCGGCCGTGCTGGGCGTGGCCGGCGCCTTGCAAACCGTGCCCAGCATTGCCCTGCTCGGCTTCCTGATTCCGCTGCTGGGTATCGGGCCTAAACCCGCTATTTTCGCCCTGTTCCTGTACTCGCTGCTGCCCATCATCCGCAATACGCTCACCGGCATTCAGGGCGTGAATCCGGCCGTGGTGGAAGCGGCCCGGGGCCTGGGCCTGACCGACGGCCAAGTGCTGCGCCGGGTGGAACTGCCGCTGGCCTTGCCGGTGCTGTTTGCCGGCATCCGCACCGCTACGGTCATCAACGTGGGCGTGGCTACGTTGGCGGCCTACGTGGCCGCCGGCGGCCTGGGCGAGTTTATCTTCGGCGGCATTGCCCTGAACAACCCGGTTATGATTCTGGCCGGGGCATTGCCGGCAGCCGCGCTGGCCCTGGCCTTCGATGCCGCCCTGGCCGGTTTGCAGCGCCTGAGTTCCCGGCAACTGGTACGCGTGGGCGCCGCCCTGCTGGTGTTGCTCCCGCTGCTGGGTGCGCTTTACCTACTGCCCCGGGCCGCGGGCAAGCTGCTGGCCGGTTTCAGCCCCGAGTTTGTGGGCCGCGCCGATGGGCTGCCGGGCCTGCAGAGCGCCTACCGGCTCCGCCACCTGCCCAGCGTGGTCTTGGCTCCGGCCCTGGTGTATGAAGCCGCCCGCCACCAGGACGTCGATTTGATTGACGGCTACTCCACCGATGGCCGCATCCGGGCCTACAACCTGCTGGTGCTGCGGGACGACCGGCGCGTGTTTCCACCCTACTTCGCGGCTCCGGTCATTCGGCCGGCCGTGCTGCGGGCTCACCCGGAGCTGGGGCCCGTGCTGGCCCAGCTGGCCGGGCAGATTTCCGACTCGGTGATGACCAACCTCAACTACCGCGTCGACTACCTGCACCAGGAGCCGCGGACGGTGGCCGAGGCGTTTCTGCGGCGGCGCGGCCTGTGGCAGCCGCCCCGGCCGCTGGCCGCCGGGGCTCCGGTAGTGCGGCTGGGCTCCAAGATTTTTGCCGAGCAATACATTCTGCTGGAAATGTACGCGGCCCTGATTCGGGGCAATACCGGGCTGGCCGTGGAAACCAAAACCGGCCTGGGCGGCACCACCATCTGCTTCGAGGCCCTGCGCACCGGCGCCATCGATATGTACCCCGAATACACCGGCACGGGCCTGCTGGTGCTGCTGCAGCCCTCGGCCGCCGTCCTCGACTCGCTCGGGGGCCGCCCGCCGGCGGTGCTGCGCTACGTGCGGCAGGAGTTCCGGCGGCGCTACGGGCTGGAGTGGCTGGCTCCGCTGGGCTTCAACAATACTTACGCTCTGCTTATGCGCCGCCAACAGGCGCACGCCTTAGGTATTAGTTCTATTTCCCAGCTTAGTCAGTATTTACTGCCGTAG
- a CDS encoding ATP-binding response regulator produces the protein MKRILLVDDNEHDRMLYKRYLGKQIGHERLEIVEATSGEEGIEQFRRVRPDCVLLDHNLLDTDGLTLLQDLKQLTPPDTLCVVMITGGGSEELAVRALNNGALDYLVKGRFDQELLCKTVLHAIEKNEWRQYVGRYHGQLQTVNQQLRDSLEELTEARLQVQLTNARLLAANQEVEARNRELARTNRDLDNFVYAASHDLKQPINNLRGLFEELRRTATFNDPDEAQVLRLVDESLRDLTTTVTDLSAVVQVDRAPGEENTEPVLLADLTADVLQTLRPQLLDAQGTVGTDFDALPEIVAVRTSLRTILLNLLANAVKYRQPERPPQITVRSTATENQAVLEVQDNGLGIDLERDGSELFHLFRRFHPEAGEGTGVGLFLVNRLVQAQGGHIEVESELGVGTTFRIFLNQPQSG, from the coding sequence GTGAAAAGAATCCTTCTCGTTGACGACAACGAGCATGACCGGATGTTGTATAAGCGCTATCTGGGCAAGCAGATAGGGCACGAGCGGTTGGAAATAGTTGAAGCTACCTCGGGCGAGGAAGGAATAGAGCAGTTTCGGCGGGTGCGGCCCGACTGCGTGCTGCTCGACCACAACCTGCTCGACACCGACGGCCTGACCCTGCTGCAGGATTTGAAGCAGCTCACGCCGCCCGATACGCTGTGCGTGGTCATGATTACGGGCGGCGGCAGCGAGGAGCTGGCCGTGCGCGCCCTCAACAACGGCGCCCTCGATTATCTGGTGAAGGGCCGCTTCGACCAGGAATTGCTGTGCAAAACGGTACTGCACGCCATTGAGAAAAACGAGTGGCGCCAGTACGTGGGCCGCTACCACGGGCAGCTCCAGACCGTGAACCAGCAGCTGCGTGATTCCCTGGAGGAGCTGACTGAAGCCCGGCTGCAGGTGCAGCTCACCAACGCCCGCCTGCTGGCTGCCAACCAGGAAGTGGAAGCCCGTAACCGGGAGCTGGCCCGCACCAACCGCGACCTGGACAACTTCGTGTACGCCGCTTCCCACGACCTGAAGCAGCCCATCAACAACCTGCGGGGCCTGTTTGAGGAGCTGCGCCGCACGGCCACCTTCAACGACCCCGACGAGGCCCAGGTGCTGCGCTTGGTCGACGAGTCCCTGCGCGACCTGACCACGACCGTCACCGATTTGTCGGCTGTGGTGCAGGTAGACCGCGCCCCGGGCGAGGAAAACACCGAGCCCGTGCTGCTGGCCGACCTGACGGCCGACGTGCTCCAGACCCTGCGCCCCCAGCTGCTCGACGCCCAGGGCACGGTAGGCACCGACTTCGACGCGCTGCCCGAAATAGTGGCCGTGCGCACCAGTCTGCGCACTATTCTGCTGAACCTGCTAGCCAACGCGGTGAAATACCGGCAGCCGGAGCGCCCCCCGCAGATTACGGTGCGCAGCACGGCCACCGAAAACCAGGCCGTGCTGGAAGTGCAGGACAACGGCCTGGGCATCGATTTGGAGCGGGACGGCTCGGAGCTGTTTCACCTGTTCCGGCGCTTCCACCCCGAAGCGGGTGAGGGTACCGGCGTGGGCTTGTTCCTGGTAAACCGGCTGGTGCAGGCCCAGGGGGGGCACATTGAGGTAGAAAGTGAGTTGGGCGTGGGCACCACGTTCCGCATTTTTCTCAACCAGCCCCAATCCGGCTAG
- a CDS encoding response regulator produces the protein MTASTHKPILVVEDSVEDFTALGRAFRKHALPNQLLRCEDGDQALEYLQGYGKHESWPQQLPVFVLLDLNLPGTDGRTVLETLKRDPRLQSIPVIIFSTSTNSRDIEDCYRLGANSYLTKPIEYAALEEKTRLLVRYWLNTSELPSTN, from the coding sequence GTGACAGCCTCAACTCATAAGCCCATTCTGGTGGTGGAAGATAGTGTGGAAGACTTCACGGCGCTGGGTCGGGCTTTCCGCAAACACGCCCTGCCCAACCAGCTCTTGCGCTGCGAAGATGGGGACCAAGCCTTGGAGTATCTGCAAGGCTACGGCAAGCACGAAAGCTGGCCCCAGCAGCTGCCCGTGTTTGTGCTGCTGGATCTGAACCTGCCCGGCACCGACGGCCGCACCGTGCTCGAAACCTTGAAGCGCGACCCGCGTTTGCAGTCTATTCCAGTGATTATCTTCAGCACCTCGACCAACAGCCGCGATATTGAAGACTGCTACCGGCTGGGGGCCAACAGCTACCTGACCAAGCCCATCGAGTACGCGGCCCTGGAAGAAAAAACCCGGTTATTGGTGCGCTATTGGCTCAATACCTCGGAATTACCCTCGACCAATTAG
- a CDS encoding biliverdin-producing heme oxygenase yields MSATIQRPAILHLLRTETRPYHDALEQNEFNRAIQQDTITEAVTGQFLAKMYGFLAPYETRLREQPLGPEWQVGQRLRAHLIPQDLGVTPAALPQCPALPKLDTWPQLLGAMYVLEGSTLGGQVLARQLAKAGIEGRRYFTSNGEQTGPLWKSFCQLLAEAATEDNQAEIVASAASTFQTLHAWIEKP; encoded by the coding sequence ATGTCAGCCACTATTCAGCGCCCCGCTATTCTGCACTTGTTGCGCACCGAAACCCGGCCTTACCACGATGCCCTGGAGCAGAATGAGTTTAACCGGGCTATTCAGCAGGACACTATTACGGAGGCGGTTACCGGGCAGTTTCTGGCCAAGATGTACGGCTTCCTGGCGCCCTACGAAACCCGCCTGCGTGAGCAGCCGCTGGGCCCCGAGTGGCAAGTAGGGCAGCGCCTGCGGGCCCACCTTATTCCCCAGGACCTGGGGGTGACCCCGGCCGCCCTGCCCCAGTGCCCGGCCCTGCCTAAGCTCGACACTTGGCCTCAACTGTTGGGCGCCATGTACGTATTGGAGGGCTCCACGCTGGGCGGCCAGGTGTTGGCCCGGCAGTTGGCCAAGGCCGGTATCGAAGGCCGCCGCTACTTCACCAGCAACGGCGAGCAAACCGGACCCCTGTGGAAAAGCTTCTGCCAGCTGCTGGCCGAGGCCGCTACCGAAGACAACCAGGCTGAAATTGTGGCTTCAGCTGCTTCAACGTTTCAAACTTTACACGCGTGGATCGAGAAACCGTAA
- a CDS encoding TonB-dependent receptor — translation MRLIFTGLFLLLTFVAQAQHELRAVVQDSLTREPLPGVTAVVPGSGIGASTDAQGRVTLPGLPAGSTAVAFSLVGYRGRTLRVTLPQAPGAVLSVRLATSSAELGEVIVTSTRTNSRIEDLPTRIEVLGAEEIEEEGGLKPGNIVSLLGDVAGIQAQPTSVTTGSTDLRIQGLSGKYTQLLRDGVPLFGGFAGSFGILQIPPLDLRQVEIIKGASSTLYGGGAIAGMINLVSREPQLNAPERTFLVNQSTLRETNLNGFVAARNEKLGYTLFAGGTRQQAVDVDKDGFSDLPRLRSFLLHPRLFWYPAENQKLIVGYTGTYEERRGGDVQVLGGQPDARHQFFISNTSWRHTADARYENTAASGNQLLLKANLSDFQRTATTNTTGLDARQLSYYTEASELLHVAQHTIVAGLNVTGESFRPRHPGQLRLRSYDYVTPGLFAQDDWKPTAAFTLQTGLRLDHHNQYGTFVLPRVSGLLQFSPAWSARVGGGLGYKAPTFFANELDERDYANLLPFAADVQAEQSAGANVDVNFQTKGGSGEDSYSLTVNQSFFLTRIAHPLLLSQDDATGLIRFFNAPAPFVTQGFETYVRYRQDETELYLGYLFTDARRHQAADNPYLSLIARHKVAGVGTVELGPHWRVGVEASYIGQQYLDNGRRTPGYFITAGMLRYTTGPVSFVLNGENLLDYRQTRREAVVLSDAQGSFANPGFRQLWAPVEGRVLNLSMTLKL, via the coding sequence ATGCGCCTGATTTTCACCGGACTTTTTCTTTTACTCACCTTCGTAGCCCAGGCCCAGCACGAGCTGCGCGCCGTGGTGCAGGACAGCCTGACCCGGGAGCCGCTGCCGGGCGTGACGGCCGTGGTGCCGGGCTCGGGCATCGGGGCCAGCACCGACGCCCAGGGCCGCGTGACGCTGCCGGGTCTGCCGGCGGGCAGCACGGCGGTGGCCTTCTCCTTGGTGGGCTACCGGGGCCGGACGCTGCGCGTAACGCTGCCCCAGGCGCCGGGCGCCGTGCTGAGCGTGCGGCTGGCTACCAGCAGCGCCGAGCTGGGTGAGGTAATCGTGACCAGCACCCGCACCAACTCCCGCATCGAGGATTTGCCGACCCGAATTGAGGTGCTGGGGGCCGAGGAAATTGAGGAGGAAGGCGGCCTCAAACCCGGCAACATCGTGAGTTTGCTCGGCGACGTGGCCGGCATTCAGGCCCAGCCCACGTCCGTCACCACGGGCAGCACCGATTTGCGCATCCAGGGCTTGTCGGGCAAGTACACCCAGCTGCTGCGCGACGGAGTGCCGCTCTTCGGCGGCTTCGCCGGCTCCTTCGGCATCCTGCAGATTCCGCCCCTGGATTTGCGGCAGGTCGAAATCATCAAGGGCGCCTCGTCCACGCTGTACGGGGGCGGGGCCATTGCCGGCATGATTAACCTCGTCTCGCGGGAGCCCCAGCTCAATGCCCCGGAGCGCACGTTCTTGGTCAACCAAAGCACGCTGCGCGAAACCAACCTCAACGGCTTCGTGGCGGCCCGCAACGAGAAGCTGGGCTACACCCTGTTTGCCGGCGGCACCCGCCAGCAGGCCGTGGATGTGGATAAGGACGGTTTTTCGGATTTGCCCCGCCTGCGCAGCTTTCTTCTGCACCCCCGCCTGTTCTGGTACCCGGCCGAGAATCAAAAGCTGATCGTGGGCTACACCGGCACCTACGAGGAGCGCCGGGGCGGCGACGTGCAGGTGCTCGGCGGCCAGCCCGACGCCCGCCACCAGTTCTTTATCAGCAATACCAGCTGGCGCCACACGGCCGATGCGCGCTACGAAAACACCGCCGCCAGCGGCAACCAGCTGCTGCTCAAAGCCAACCTGAGCGACTTTCAACGCACGGCCACCACCAACACCACCGGCCTCGACGCCCGCCAGCTCTCCTATTATACCGAGGCCAGTGAGCTGCTGCACGTTGCGCAGCATACTATAGTAGCGGGCCTGAACGTGACGGGCGAGAGTTTCCGGCCCCGCCACCCCGGGCAGCTCCGGCTGCGGAGCTACGACTACGTGACGCCGGGCCTGTTTGCCCAGGACGACTGGAAGCCCACGGCGGCCTTCACCCTGCAAACCGGCCTGCGCCTCGACCACCACAACCAGTACGGCACCTTCGTGCTGCCCCGGGTGAGTGGGCTGCTGCAGTTCAGCCCGGCGTGGTCGGCGCGGGTGGGCGGCGGGCTGGGCTATAAGGCGCCCACGTTTTTTGCTAACGAGCTCGACGAGCGGGACTACGCCAACCTGCTGCCCTTTGCCGCCGACGTGCAAGCTGAGCAGTCGGCTGGGGCCAACGTGGACGTGAACTTCCAAACCAAGGGCGGCAGCGGGGAAGACAGTTACAGCCTGACGGTGAACCAGTCGTTTTTCCTGACCCGTATTGCCCACCCCCTGCTGCTCAGCCAGGACGACGCCACCGGCCTGATCCGCTTTTTCAATGCCCCGGCGCCGTTTGTGACGCAGGGCTTCGAAACCTACGTGCGCTACCGTCAGGACGAAACCGAGCTCTACCTGGGCTACCTCTTCACCGATGCCCGCCGCCACCAAGCGGCCGACAATCCTTACCTGAGCCTGATTGCCCGCCACAAAGTAGCCGGCGTGGGCACCGTGGAGCTGGGTCCGCACTGGCGCGTGGGCGTGGAAGCATCCTACATCGGGCAGCAGTATCTGGATAACGGCCGCCGCACGCCCGGCTACTTCATTACGGCCGGCATGCTGCGTTACACCACTGGCCCGGTTTCCTTCGTGCTCAACGGCGAAAACCTGCTCGACTACCGCCAGACCCGCCGCGAAGCCGTGGTGCTCAGCGACGCCCAGGGCAGCTTCGCCAACCCCGGCTTCCGCCAGCTCTGGGCCCCGGTAGAAGGCCGCGTCCTTAATCTGTCGATGACGCTGAAGCTGTAG
- a CDS encoding AraC family transcriptional regulator, whose amino-acid sequence MKAPALPVLALDAFPRAGNNHWYYIQQLETHARQFPHVSEPHAHNFYLVLYITQGQGTHTIDLIAHELRPGSLFFLAPGQVHSWALSADAQGFILFFTAEFYLQYYPASRLAEYPFFAPGHQPVVYLPAAETDILPLLQRVYQEDQVALPNRDAVVGAYVYLTLELAARTFPQEETNSPPAYGQQQVREFSQLLNEHFRQEKSVRYYAERLALTANHLNAICRRILNKTASDLIHERVVAEAKRQLTHSAQSVAQVADAVGFEDASYFTRYFKKYVGQTPEAFRHRS is encoded by the coding sequence ATGAAAGCACCCGCCCTGCCCGTACTGGCCCTCGACGCGTTTCCGCGGGCCGGCAACAACCATTGGTACTACATTCAGCAGCTGGAAACTCACGCCCGGCAGTTTCCGCACGTGAGTGAGCCCCACGCCCACAATTTCTACCTCGTGCTCTACATCACCCAGGGCCAGGGCACCCACACCATCGACCTGATTGCCCACGAGCTCCGGCCGGGCAGCCTGTTTTTTCTCGCCCCGGGCCAGGTCCACTCCTGGGCGCTGTCGGCCGATGCTCAGGGCTTCATTCTCTTCTTCACCGCCGAATTTTACCTTCAGTACTACCCGGCCAGCCGTCTGGCCGAATACCCGTTTTTCGCGCCCGGCCACCAGCCCGTGGTATACTTGCCGGCGGCCGAAACCGACATTCTGCCCCTGTTACAGCGCGTTTACCAGGAAGACCAAGTCGCGTTGCCCAACCGCGACGCCGTGGTGGGCGCCTACGTCTACCTGACGCTGGAGCTGGCCGCCCGCACGTTTCCGCAGGAAGAAACAAACTCGCCGCCCGCCTACGGGCAGCAGCAGGTGCGCGAGTTCAGCCAGTTGCTCAACGAGCATTTCCGCCAGGAAAAATCGGTGCGCTACTACGCCGAGCGCCTGGCCTTGACGGCCAACCACCTCAACGCCATCTGCCGCCGCATCCTCAACAAAACCGCCAGTGACCTGATCCACGAGCGGGTGGTGGCCGAGGCCAAGCGCCAGCTCACCCACTCGGCCCAGTCGGTGGCCCAGGTAGCCGATGCCGTGGGCTTCGAGGATGCCTCCTACTTTACCCGCTACTTCAAAAAGTACGTGGGCCAGACGCCCGAGGCTTTCCGCCACAGGTCCTGA
- a CDS encoding ATP-binding protein, protein MDRETVIYSDESLLNSPITLTNCDREPIHIPGSVQPYGFLLCLQPETRRVVHASENTLALIGVPAENLIGHGLDKVLGAATIAEIEELLPTLTEAARLLGARLDAVAERPFYKIILHRYDGLLWLEFEPVAETAVSAVDLPSLNLALGQMLGASSVAEFCQLAVEQVRDITGFDRVLMYKFAEDASGEVVAEAKRDDLEPFMGLHYPATDIPQQARAMYLKNWLRFIPNVSYEPAKLVPVLHPTAHRPPDMTYAVLRSVSPIHLEYMRNMGVAATMTISIIQEGVLWGLITCHHMTPRLVSYELRELCLFLGKTFSALLKTKQQQDEQAYRLHIRDTQVRIFELVGQHSNFVEGLYQRMPTIRDAFNCGGAAICFEGDIISLGTTPTKEQIQGLINWLKVNVKEDVFYTDSYVKHNPEGLAIRGVASGFIAISLAQEAGDYIIWFRPEQIQTVTWAGQTQKAEVLQDGQLKLSPRQSFEAWAQTVVNTSASWLPMEVEAAKEIRLHLSDVRLKVFNELQTRAASLVRLNSELERSNDELDSFAYVASHDLKEPLRGIHNYSIFLLEDYAEKLDSEGVGRLQTLVRLSQRMESLLESLLQLSRVGRQEANIEETNVQELVEDLVDLLHPRFEQTRTQVTIVDALPTFRCDAVRVREVFNNLLTNAMRYSNQPEKQIRIGLAAEGVRGPRGSGGRDDFHVFYVQDEGIGIDPRHHESIFRIFKRLHPQEKYGGGTGAGLAIARKMVEKQDGEIWVESVLGQGATFYFSISKHL, encoded by the coding sequence GTGGATCGAGAAACCGTAATCTACAGCGACGAGAGTCTGCTCAATTCGCCCATTACGCTGACCAACTGCGACCGGGAGCCCATTCACATTCCCGGCTCGGTGCAGCCCTACGGCTTTCTGCTGTGTTTGCAGCCCGAAACCCGGCGGGTGGTCCACGCCAGTGAGAATACCCTGGCCCTGATTGGCGTGCCCGCCGAAAACCTCATCGGCCACGGGCTGGACAAGGTGCTGGGCGCGGCTACCATCGCCGAAATTGAGGAGCTGCTGCCCACGCTCACCGAAGCGGCCCGACTGCTGGGGGCCCGCCTCGACGCGGTGGCCGAGCGGCCGTTTTACAAAATCATCCTCCACCGCTACGACGGTCTGCTCTGGCTGGAGTTTGAGCCGGTGGCCGAAACGGCGGTCAGCGCCGTCGACCTGCCTTCCCTGAACCTGGCCCTGGGCCAGATGCTGGGCGCCAGTTCCGTGGCCGAGTTCTGCCAGCTGGCCGTGGAGCAGGTGCGCGACATCACCGGCTTCGACCGGGTGCTGATGTACAAGTTTGCCGAAGATGCCAGCGGCGAGGTGGTGGCCGAAGCCAAGCGCGACGACCTGGAGCCTTTTATGGGCCTGCACTACCCCGCCACCGATATTCCGCAGCAGGCCCGGGCCATGTACCTCAAAAACTGGCTCCGCTTTATTCCCAACGTGAGCTACGAGCCGGCCAAGCTCGTGCCCGTGCTGCACCCCACGGCCCACCGCCCGCCCGACATGACCTACGCCGTGCTGCGCAGCGTGTCCCCGATTCACCTGGAATACATGCGCAACATGGGCGTGGCGGCCACCATGACCATTTCCATTATCCAGGAAGGCGTGCTCTGGGGCCTCATTACCTGCCACCACATGACGCCGCGCCTGGTAAGCTACGAGCTGCGCGAGCTGTGCCTGTTCCTGGGCAAAACCTTCTCGGCCCTGCTCAAAACCAAGCAGCAGCAGGACGAGCAGGCCTACCGCCTCCACATCCGCGACACCCAGGTGCGCATCTTCGAGCTGGTGGGCCAGCACAGCAACTTCGTGGAGGGCCTCTACCAGCGCATGCCCACCATTCGGGACGCCTTCAACTGCGGCGGGGCCGCCATCTGCTTCGAGGGCGATATTATCTCGCTGGGTACCACGCCCACCAAAGAGCAGATCCAGGGCCTGATCAACTGGCTGAAGGTCAACGTGAAGGAAGACGTGTTCTACACCGATTCCTACGTCAAGCACAACCCCGAGGGCCTGGCCATTCGGGGGGTGGCCAGCGGCTTTATTGCCATTTCCCTGGCCCAGGAAGCCGGCGACTACATCATCTGGTTCCGGCCCGAGCAAATCCAGACCGTGACCTGGGCCGGGCAAACCCAGAAGGCCGAAGTGCTGCAGGACGGGCAGCTCAAACTCTCGCCCCGGCAGTCGTTTGAGGCCTGGGCCCAGACGGTGGTCAACACCTCGGCGTCCTGGCTGCCGATGGAAGTGGAAGCGGCCAAGGAAATCCGCCTGCACCTGTCGGATGTGCGCCTGAAGGTGTTCAACGAGCTCCAGACCCGGGCCGCCAGCCTGGTGCGCCTCAACTCGGAGCTGGAGCGCAGCAACGACGAGCTCGACTCGTTTGCCTACGTAGCCTCCCACGATTTGAAGGAGCCCCTGCGCGGCATTCACAACTACAGCATCTTCCTGCTCGAAGACTACGCCGAAAAGCTCGACTCCGAGGGCGTAGGCCGCCTCCAGACCCTGGTGCGCCTGAGCCAGCGGATGGAGTCCTTGCTCGAATCGTTACTGCAGCTCAGCCGCGTGGGCCGGCAGGAAGCCAACATCGAGGAAACCAACGTGCAGGAGCTGGTCGAGGACCTGGTGGATTTGCTGCACCCGCGCTTCGAGCAAACCCGCACCCAGGTGACCATCGTGGATGCGCTGCCCACCTTCCGCTGCGACGCGGTGCGGGTGCGCGAAGTGTTCAACAACCTGCTGACCAATGCCATGCGCTACAGCAACCAGCCCGAGAAGCAGATTCGCATCGGGCTGGCGGCCGAGGGCGTCCGGGGCCCGCGCGGTTCCGGCGGCCGGGACGATTTTCACGTCTTCTATGTTCAGGACGAAGGTATCGGGATTGACCCGCGTCATCATGAGTCCATCTTCCGGATTTTCAAGCGCTTACACCCCCAGGAAAAGTATGGCGGGGGCACGGGAGCCGGCTTGGCCATCGCCCGGAAAATGGTGGAGAAGCAGGATGGCGAAATCTGGGTTGAATCCGTACTAGGCCAAGGGGCCACGTTTTATTTCTCTATTTCAAAGCACCTGTAA